The Pseudomonas multiresinivorans DNA window GTCGGTGGGCGTGAACGCCATGCTGCTGTCGATCCTTTTCAAGTCCACGCCGGAAGAGGCGCGGCTGATCATGATCGACCCGAAGATGCTCGAACTGTCGATCTACGAAGGCATTCCGCACCTGCTCTGCCCGGTCGTCACCGACATGAAGGAGGCCGCCAACGCCCTGCGCTGGAGCGTCGCCGAGATGGAGCGCCGCTACAAGCTGATGGCGGCCATGGGCGTGCGTAACCTGGCCGGCTTCAACCGCAAGGTGAAGGACGCGGAGGAGGCCGGCACCCCGCTGACCGACCCGCTGTATCGCCGCGAGAGCATGGAAGACGAAGCGCCGCTGCTGCAGACCCTGCCGACCATCGTGGTCGTCGTCGACGAATTCGCCGACATGATGATGATCGTCGGCAAGAAAGTGGAAGAGCTGATCGCCCGTATTGCCCAGAAGGCGCGTGCGGCGGGCATCCACCTGATTCTGGCGACCCAGCGTCCGTCGGTGGACGTGATCACCGGCCTGATCAAGGCGAACATCCCCACCCGTATCGCCTTCCAGGTGTCCAGCAAGATCGACTCGCGCACCATTCTCGACCAGGGCGGCGCCGAGCAGTTGCTCGGCCACGGCGACATGCTCTACCTGCCGCCGGGCACCGGCCTGCCGATCCGTGTTCATGGCGCCTTCGTTTCCGACGACGAAGTGCACCGCGTCGTTGAGGCGTGGAAGCTGCGTGGCGCACCGAACTACATCGAGGACATTCTCGCCGGCGCCGATGAAGGCGGTGGTGGATCGTTCGAAGGTGGTGGTGGCGGCGAAGGCAGCGAGGGCAGCGAGGACGATCCGCTCTACGACGAAGCCGTGCGCTTCGTGACCGAAAGCCGCCGGGCTTCCATCTCTGCCGTGCAGCGCAAGCTGAAGATCGGCTACAACCGCGCCGCGCGGATGATCGAGGCCATGGAAATGGCCGGCGTGGTCACCGCGATGAATACCAATGGCTCGCGCGAAGTGATCGCGCCGGCCCCGATCCGTGATTGATTCGACTTCGAGGATTTCGATGCGTCTGATCCGCCTGTTGTTCGTTGCTGCGCTGGCCTTTGCCGGCGCCCAGGCCCATGCCGACGATGCTGCCGCCCAGCGCCTGAGCGGGATGCTCACCAAGGCCCAGACAATGACCGCGCGCTTCTCCCAGCTGACCCTGGACGGCAGCGGAACCCGCCTGCAGGAAACCGCCGGCACCCTGGGCCTCAAGCGCCCTGGCCTGTTCCGCTGGCACACCGATGCGCCGAACGAGCAGCTGCTGATCTCCAACGGTGAGAAAATCTGGCTGTACGACCCGGACCTGGAGCAGGTGACCATCCAGAAGCTCGACCAGCGCCTGACCCAGACCCCGGCGCTGCTGCTGTCCGGTGACGTGTCGAAGATCGGCCAGAGCTTCGATATCACCGCGAAGGATGGCGGCAACGTGGTCGACTTCACCCTCAAGCCCAAGTCCAAGGACACGCTGTTCGACAGCCTGCGGATTTCCTTCCGCAGCGGCGTGGTCAACGACATGCAGCTGATCGATAGCGTCGGTCAGCGCACCAATATCCTGTTCTTCGACGTGAAGATGAACGAGCCGATGGACGCCAAGCAGTTCGTCTTCGAAGTGCCCAAGGGCGTCGACGTCATCCAGGAATGACCGGCTGCGCGCCGGATTGATCGATAGGTAATACCGTGGACCTGTTCCGCTCCGCCCCCGTTTCCCAGCCCCTGGCCGCGCGGCTGCGCGCGACCAGCCTGGACGAGTACGTCGGCCAGGAGCATCTGCTCGCCCGTGGCAAGCCGCTGCGTGAGGCGCTGGAGCAGGGCGCGCTGCACTCGATGATCTTCTGGGGCCCGCCCGGAGTCGGCAAAACCACCCTGGCGAAGCTGCTGGCGCAGGTCACCGACGCGCACTTCGAGACCATCTCGGCAGTGCTCTCGGGCGTGAAGGAAATCCGCCAGTCGGTGGAAGTGGCCAAGCAGCATGCCGCGCAGTACGGCCGCCGCACCATCCTCTTCGTCGATGAAGTGCACCGCTTCAACAAGAGCCAGCAGGATGCCTTCCTGCCTTACGTTGAAGACGGCACGCTGATCTTCATCGGCGCGACCACCGAGAACCCGTCCTTCGAATTGAACAACGCGCTGCTCTCCCGTGCCCGCGTCTACGTGCTGAAAAGCCTGGACGAAGCGGCCCTGCGGCGGTTGGTAGAGCGTGCATTGACCGAGGAAAAGGGCCTGGGCAAGCGCAACCTGAGCCTGCCCGATGACAGTTTTGCGATCCTCATGGCCGCCGCCGACGGCGATGGGCGGCGCCTGCTCAACCTGCTGGAGAACGCTTCCGACCTCGCCGAAGACAACAGCGAGATCAGCGCCGAGCTGCTGCAGAACCTGCTGGGTGACTCGCGCCGGCGCTTCGACAAGGGCGGCGAGGCCTTCTACGACCAGATCAGCGCGCTGCACAAGTCAGTGCGTGGTTCCAGCCCCGATGGCGCGCTGTACTGGTATTCGCGCATGCTCGATGGTGGCTGCGATCCGCTGTACATCGCTCGCCGAGTGGTGCGCATGGCCAGCGAGGATATCGGCAATGCCGATCCGCGCGCGCTGACCCTGTGCCTTCATGCCTGGGACGTGCAGGAACGCCTCGGCAGCCCGGAAGGCGAGCTGGCGATTGCGCAGGCTATCGTTTACCTGGCCTGTGCGCCGAAGAGCAATGCCGTCTACAACGCTTACAACACGGCGCGCCGTGACGTGGCGGAGAGCGGTTCGCTTGAAGTGCCGCTGCATTTGCGCAACGCACCGACCAAGCTGATGAAGAACCTGGGCTATGGCGACGAGTATCGCTATGCCCATGATGAGCCGGATGCCTATGCGGCCGGAGAAGACTACTTCCCCGAGTCCATGGAACCGCGCCAGTATTACCAACCCGTGCCGCGCGGGCTCGAACTGAAGATCGGCGAAAAGCTGCGCCACCTGGCCAGCCTCGACAAGGCCAGTTCCCGCCGTCGCAGAAAATCCTGAAGTGGCGCCCTTGAGCGCCGCCTGACACTAGACACGAGAAGACACCATGCTCGATTCCAAACTGGTTCGTACCCAGCCGCAGGAAGTGGCCGAACGCCTGGCCACCCGTGGCTTCACCCTGGACGTGGCGCGCATCGAAGCGCTGGAGAGCCAGCGCAAGGCCGTGCAGACCCGCACCGAGACCCTGCAGGCCGAGCGCAACTCGCGCTCCAAGGCCATCGGCCAGGCCATGAAGAACGGCGAGGACGTCGCGCCGCTCAAGGCCGAGGTCAACCGTATGGCCGAGGAACTGGATGCCGGCAAGCGCGAACTGGATGTCATCCAGGCCGAGCTGGACAACCTGCTGCTGAATATTCCGAACCTGCCGCACGAATCCGTTCCGGTCGGTGCCGATGAAGAAGAGAACGTCGAAGTTCGTCGCTGGGGCACCCCGCGCACCTTCGACTTCGAGATCAAGGACCACGTCGCCCTGGGCGAGCAGCACGGCTGGCTGGACTTCGAGACCGCCGCGCGCCTGTCCGGCGCCCGCTTCGCCCTGATGCGCGGCCCGATCGCCCGCCTGCACCGCGCCCTGGCGCAGTTCATGCTCGACCTGCACACCCGCGAGCACGGCTACGAAGAGGCCTATACCCCGTACCTGGTACAGGCTCCGGCGCTGCAGGGCACCGGCCAGTTGCCGAAGTTCGAGGAAGACCTGTTCAAGATCCAGCGTGAAGACGAAGCCGATCTGTACCTGATCCCGACCGCCGAAGTCTCGCTGACCAACATCGTCGCCGGCCAGATCCTCGACGCGAAGGAGCTGCCGCTGAAGTTTGTCGCCCACACCCCGTGCTTCCGCAGCGAAGCCGGCGCGTCGGGCCGTGATACCCGCGGCATGATCCGCCAGCACCAGTTCGACAAGGTCGAGATGGTGCAGATCGTCGAGCCGTCCAAGTCCTGGGAAGCTCTGGAAAGCCTGGTTGGCAATGCCGAGAAGGTCCTCCAGGCGCTGGAACTGCCGTACCGCGCCCTGGCGCTGTGCACCGGCGACATGGGCTTTGGCGCCGCCAAGACCTACGACCTGGAAGTCTGGGTGCCGAGCCAGGACAAGTACCGCGAGATTTCCTCCTGCTCCAACTGCGGAGACTTCCAGGCCCGCCGCATGCAGGCGCGCTACCGCAACCCGGAAACTGGCAAGCCGGAGCTGGTCCACACCCTCAACGGCTCGGGCCTGGCCGTAGGCCGTACCCTGGTCGCCGTGCTGGAGAACTACCAGCAGGCCGACGGTTCGATCCGCGTGCCGGAAGTGCTCAAGCCGTACATGGCTGGCATCGAGGTAATCGGCTGAGATGGACTTCCTGCCGCTGTTCCACATCCTGCGCGGACGTCGCGCGCTACTGGTCGGCGGCGGTGATGTCGCACTGCGCAAGGCGCGCCTGCTGAGCGACGCCGGCGCAGTGCTGCGAGTCGTGGCACCCGAGGTGCATTCAGAGCTGCGTGAACTGGTCGAGGAGGGCGCGGGCGAATTGCTCTTGCGGCCATACGCCCAGGGTGACCTGCAGGACTGCGTGCTGGTCATCGCCGCCACCGACGATGAGCCGCTCAACGCCCAGGTTTCCCGCGACGCCAACGAGCGCGGCGTGCCGGTCAACGTGGTGGATGCACCGGCGTTGTGCAGCGTGATCTTCCCGGCCATCGTCGATCGTTCGCCGCTGGTGGTGGCTGTCTCCAGCGGTGGTGATGCGCCAGTGCTGGCGCGGTTGCTGCGCGCCAAGCTGGAAACCTGGATTCCCGCGACCTACGGCCAACTGGCCGGTCTGGCCAGCCGCTTCCGCGAGCGCGTGAAGCAGCGCCTGCCGGACCTGCAGCAGCGCCGCAAGTTCTGGGAAGACGTATTCCAGGGACCCATCGCCGAGCGCATGCTCGCCGGCCAGCCGAACGAAGCCGAGCGCCTGCTGGCGGACAAGCTGGAAGCGCCGCAGCCCGAATCCCGTGGTGAGGTCTATCTGGTCGGTGCCGGCCCTGGCGATCCGGACCTGCTGACCTTCCGCGCCCTGCGCCTGATGCAGCAGGCCGACGTGGTGCTCTACGACCGCCTCGTGGCGCCGGCCATCCTCGAGCTATGCCGCCGCGATGCGGACCGTCTGTATGTCGGCAAGCGCCGCGCGGACCACGCCGTGCCGCAGGATGAGATCAATCGTCAACTGGTCGAGCTGGCCCAGCAGGGCAAGCGCGTACTGCGCCTGAAGGGCGGTGATCCGTTCATCTTCGGTCGCGGTGGCGAGGAAATCGACGAACTGGCTGCCAACGGCATCCCGTTCCAGGTGGTGCCGGGCATTACCGCGGCAAGCGGCTGCGCGGCTTATGCCGGTATTCCGCTGACGCACCGCGATTACGCGCAGTCTGTGCGCTTCGTGACTGGGCACTTGAAGGACGGCACCACCGACCTGCCCTGGAACGATCTGGTCGCTCCGGGCCAGACGCTGGTTTTCTACATGGGCCTCGTCGGCTTGCCGGTCATCTGTGAGCAACTGGTGCGTCACGGTCGCTCCGCCGACACGCCGGCTGCTCTCGTTCAGCAGGGCACCACCGTGCATCAGCGCGTATTCACCGGCACCCTGGCGAACCTGCCGGGGCTGGTGGCCGAGCACGAAGTGCATGCGCCGACCCTGGTGATAGTCGGGGAAGTGGTGCAGCTGCGAGAGAAGCTTGCCTGGTTCGAGGGTCAGCAGTGAGAGCCGCGCGCGTAGTGATCCTGGGCGCTGTGTGCGTCCTGGGTTTCGCTGCGCTGCCGGTGTCCGCCGCAAGTTTCGATTGCAAGAAGGCCAGGCAGGCCGACGAGAAAGCCATCTGTGCGGATCGCCAGCTATCCGAGATGGATGTGCAGGTAGCAACTACCTACCGATTGTTGCGCGGCTTGTTCGCCATGGGCATGCGCGGCAACCTGGGCGACTCCCAGCTCGCCTGGCTGGAGCAGCGCCGCGCCTGCGGTGCCAACAAGGCCTGCCTGAAGCAGCGCTACCAGGAACGCCTGGACGCGCTGCAGAAGGTCTACGACGGCATCGAAAAGCCCATCTGATCCGCTTTTTCCCCTGTAGGAGCGAGCTTGCTCGCGAACCGCTTGACGCTGATGGTTTGCGTTGGATTCGCGAGCAAGCTCGCTCCTACAAATCTGGTGTTGCGCAGCTTTTGTAGGAGCGGATTCATCCGCGATGTTCGCAGCCGCTGATGAACATCGCGGACGGAGTCCGCTCCTACGATGTCTCAGCCCCTACGGAAAATACCCTTGGCCGGCACATGTTCCCGCCCGTGCGGCCCGGTGAAGTCCTGCTGCGGCCCCAGCGGCACCACGCCGGTCGGGTTGATGGTGCGATGGCTACCGTAGTAGTGATGCTTGATGTGCTGGAAATCCACCGTGCCGGCAACGCCGTCCAGTTGATATAGCTCGCGCAGCCAACCGGACAGGTTCGGATAGTCCGCCAGGCGCCGCAGGTTGCACTTGAAGTGACCGTGGTAGACCGCATCGAAGCGGATCAGCGTAGTGAACAGGCGCACATCGGCTTCGGTCAGGTATTCGCCCGCCAGGTAGCGCTGCTCGCCCAGGCGCTCCTCCAGCCAGTCCAGCTCATTGAACAATGTCTTGAAGGCTTCTTCGTACGCGTCCTGCGTCGTCGCGAAGCCCGCACGGTAAACACCGTTGTTCACGGCCGGGTAGATACGCTCGTTCAGCTCTTCGATCTGTGCGCGCAGCGCCTCCGGGTAGAGGTCCAGCGGATTGCCGGTGATCTCGTCGAAGGCGCTGTTGAACATGCGGATGATCTCCGCCGATTCGTTGCTGACGATGCGTTGCTCGTGCTTGTCCCACAGTACCGGCACGGTGACGCGGCCGGTGTAGTGCGGGTCGTCCCGGGTATAGCGCTGATGGAGGAAGTCCAGGCCGTCGAGTTTGTCTCCGGTGGAGCCGAGCGCCTTGTCGAAGGTCCAGCCGTTTTCCAGCATCAGCCAACTGACGACCGACACCTCGATCAGCGATTCGAGGCCCTTGAGCTGGCGGTATATCAGCGTGCGGTGGGCCCAGGGGCAGGCCAGGGAAACGTAGAGGTGATAGCGGCCGGCCTCGGCTCGGAAGCCGCCTTCGCCGGTAGGGCCGGGCTGGCCGTCGGCGGTGACCCAATGGCGGCGCTGCGCATTTTCGCGCTGGAAGCGGCCGTCCTTGCTGGTGTCATACCACTGATCTTGCCAGCGGCCATCAATCAACTGTCCCATCTTGAGTGCTCCAGAAAGCGGGAAGATGGGACCAGTCTATCGGCTCTGGCTCGATTGTTTAGCGCAAAAACAGGATTCCAGCTATCGACTAAATCGATCTGTTGCGCTCAGTCCAGCGTTTATCGGCCTCTGCGAAGGCTTCGTCTCGCTGTAGCCCTCGCGCGCGCAAGGCCAGGGCCATGGTTGCGCGGACGGCCAGTTCGCCATAGACGTCCTCCGCGTCGCCGCGCCAGACGGCGGCCAGATGCTGCGGGTCGAGGCTTTCCGGTTTGACGTGGCGCAGCGGTGAAAGCGCGGGCCATTCTTCGTCCCAGTCATTGCCATCGCGGCAGCCGTACAGGTGCGAAGTGGCGTCCGGGTTCACTTCGATCTCGCCGCCTTCGCCCTTGATGACGATGGCGTAGTCGCCCAGCAGGCGGCTGCCTTCGCGGTGCACGGCCTGGTAGCCGGGATGGAAGATGCTTTGCAGCACGCAGGTCGCGCCCAGCGGGTTGATCAGGCGCACCGAGGAATGAATGGGTGAGCGTAGGCCGAGGGTGTTGCGCAAGTCGATCATTCGCTGCAGTCGCGGCATCCAGTCCACCAGCGGGGCGAAGGCGAACCCTTGGGTATCCAGCGCCTGGCTGACTGCGCTCCAGTCGCGGCACAGCGGCAGGCCCAGCAGCTCAAGCAATTGCTCGGTGTAGAGACGGCCGGCGGTGTGGGCGCCCGCGCCATGCAGAAGTATGCGGGTGCCGCTGCCGCCCAGGCATTTCACCGCCAGCAGGTACCAGGGCAGGTGACGCTTCTTGCCGGCGTAGCTCGGCCAGTCCAGGTCCACGGCGATTTTCGGCGCTTGCAGGCGCTCGCGGACGGCCTCGGTGAAGCCGGCCAGCTCTTCGGCGCTTTCCTCCTTGTGCCGCAGCAGCATCAGGAAGGCGCCCAGCTGCGCCTCTTCGACCTTGTCGTCGAGGATCAGGCCCAGCGCTTCGCGGGCTTCTTCGCGGGTCAGTCCGCGCGCGCCGCGCTTGCCTTTGCCGAGGATGCGGACGAACTGGGCGAAGGGGTGTTCGGCGGGTGTCTGCAGGACGAGCGGGGCGGCGGTCATAGGCAATTGGTCGGCTTCGGCAGGCCGGCGAGCTTGGCAGCAAGCTTGGCCGGGGTGCCCTTGAACAGGAGGTTGAGGTGCAGGCTGCTGCCCTTTTCCGCGCCCAGCTTCTGGGCTACGTATTTGATCAGCGGGCGGTTGGCCGGGGAGAGCTGAAACTCGCCGTAGAACTCGCGCAGCAACAGGAGGATTTCCCAATGCTCGGGCGTCAGGTGGATGCCTTCGTTGTGCGCCAGGGCTTCGGCGGCGGCGTCGCTCCAGTCGTTGAGATCGACGAGGTAGCCGTCCTTGTCCAGCGGCAGGGCTTGCCCATTGACCAGGAGAGTGCTCATAACCAGGCGTTCACCTTGTCGAAGCGGGTGCAGAGTTCGACGAAGCGGGGGTAGTCCACGCTGTCGACTCGGGAGGTGACGGCGTCGAGCCCGCGCGCCTGCAGGTCTTCCTGCAGCGCAAACAGGGTATTGCTCGCCGGCAGTTGCTCCAGCGCCTGCGCTGGTTGCGTGCCCGTGCGGAGCGCATATACCGCGTCACCGGCCAGCATGATGCCGTCATTGACGCCCAGCAGGCGCAGGCAGCTGTCGAGCCGACCGTCATTGAAGGGGGAGTGCGAGAGCAGGTGGAGAGTAGCCATCAGATCGTGATCACCTGGTCGTGGGTTTGCAGCAGACCGCGAAGGGCGTTGTCATCCAGTACCTGTGTGGCCAGCGTGAGGCTGCTGGCGTCCAGGCCGCGCTCGGTCAGGCTGCGCGCGCTGGCATAGAGCTCCTCGACGCCAAAAAGCGGCAAGGCCTGCAGATTGGCTTGCAGGTCTTTTTGCTCAATACCGGCAGGGCGCTGGCCGGGTGCCAGCTGGAATACACCGTCATCGAGGAAGAGCATCGAGATCGGCAGGTCGAACGCGCCTCCGGCCAGGGCGATATCCAGCGCCTCGCGGGCAGCGGGGCCGGCCCAGGGGGCCTGGCGGCTGATGATCAGTAGGGACTTGGCCATCAGTTGCCTCCAAAGCAGACCAGGCGGTCCGCCTGTTGCGCTGCTTCATGCAGTTGGCCGAGGCCGGAAAGGTCCCAGGGTGCCTGCAGGTTGGCTGCGGGGCGGGAGTAGCGGCTTGCTTCCTCGCTATTCAGCACGCCGCGGCGCAGGGCTGCGGCGATGCAGACAACGCCGTCAAGCTGGTTGTCGGCAACGAAGCGCGTCCAGGCCGCCGCAACATCCAGTTCATCCTGGCTGGCCACGGTGTTGGCCGCGGCGCTGTGCACTCCGTCCTGATAGAAGAACAGTCGAGAGATTTCGTGGCCGCCGGCCAGCGCGGCTTCGGCGAAGCGCAGGGCGCGCCGGGCGGCTGGTGAGTGCGGTGGGGAGAAGAGGGCGATGACGAACTTCATGGAGCTGGCCTTGGCGGCGAATTTTCGCAGGATGATACGGCGCTGCGCCTTTTTTTGCCGCGCCTGAAATGAAAAAAGCCCGTCGAAACGGGCTTTTTCCTTGGTGCTGAGTTGATCAGTCGTCGCTGCCCATGATGCCGAAGATCTGCAGCAGGCTGATGAACAGGTTGTAGATCGACACATACAGGCTGATGGTCGCCATGATGTAGTTGCGCTCGCCGCCGTGGATGATCGCGCTGGTCTGGAACAGGATCATCGCCGAGGAGAACAGCACGAAGCCGGCGCTGATGGCCAGTTGCAGGCCGCTGATCTGGAAGAACAGCGAGACCAGCACGGCACCCAGCAGGACGAAGAAGCCTGCGGTGATGAAGCCGGACAGGAAGCTCATGTCCTTGCGGGTGGTCAGTACGTAGGCTGACAGGCCGAAGAACACCAGGGCGGTCATGAAGAAGGCGGAGGAAATGATGCTCGCGCCATTGGCCATGCCCAGGTACATGTTCAGGATAGGGCCGAGGGTGTAGCCCATGAAGCCGGTCAGGGCAAAGGTGCTGACCAGGCCCCAGGCGCTGTTGCGCAGCTTCACGGTGAGGAAGAACAGGCCATAGAAGCCCAGCAGCACCACGAAGAAGCTCGGGTACGGCAGGCGCATTTGTTGCGAGGCGAAGGCTACCAGGCCACTGAAGGCCAGGGTCAGGGCCAGCAGGCCGTAGGTGTTGCGCAGGACGCCGCTGACCTCTTTCTGCTCCACGGCTGTGGAGTCGAGATATTGCCGTTCTTGCATGTCGAGACACTCCTGTTAAGCGGGATACGGATCCATGACCGTAGTGATGCTCATCATAACAGAGCCAAAAGCGTGCCGAATCATCAGAGTTTGACAGTGTGTTGCGATCCGGTAATATTGCGGCCCGCTCATGTGGAAGCGTGGCCGAGTGGTTTAAGGCAACGGTCTTGAAAACCGTCGACGGGCAACTGTCCTAGAGTTCGAATCTCTACGCTTCCGCCACTATTACAACGTTGAAAGCCCCGCACTGCGGGGCTTTCGCGTTTCTGGGGCAGGACGTGATTGTGGGCTCGCCTTCCGATTACGCATTGCGCTCATCGCACAAGTTAAACAACGTAGGAAAAGTCAGTCATCCCGATAGATGTTTCTATAGGGCGTTGATCGTCTCAGTTAAACTTCAAGCTCCTCTCACCGGAAACCCTGAATGAACCAAGTCGAAGATCTCGAACGGCAGATGCGCGAAGCGCTGGGCGTTCCTCCGAAGAAAGTGAAAACCACTCGGGAAGTCAGTAATCCCATGAAGGGCTACCTGATTGTTCTCAGTGTGCGAGGCGCAAGCGGGCCCGCATTTCGCTTCGAGCATCGCTCGCGTTCGCTGAGCCGTACCGAGGCCATCCTGGAGGCGGAGAAAGCCGCGCGCACCGCAGGCTACAAGCCTTGGGCCCTGCTGGATGCCGTCGAGGCCTGAGTCGCACGAGCCCGGTGGCGGCAGCATGGAGCATCTGCCGGTTGCCGATATGGCGTGGCGATCCCGTGCGATGGACGTCGAGCCGATAGCGTCTATCAGTTGGAAAACTCCGACGACGGCTCCTGTTTCCCACAGCACAATAGATTACCGGTACGGCCGTCCTAGACGCTTTGCCAGGCATCTGTCAGCATTTAGCCCTCCTGCGCCACGTATCTCTGGCGCTTGCATTTTGGCGAACCGCTTCCAAGCTAGGTCGTAAGGCCGCTTTCTGTTAAGGTTCGGCAATTGTTCGAAGTCCCTTTTCGGGTCTCACCATTCCATTCTGCTCAAGGGGTGCTGCGTGATTAAGGTGCTGGTGGTCGATGATCACGATCTGGTGCGCACCGGAATTACCCGCATGCTGGCTGATATCGATGGCCTGCAGGTCGTTGGGCAGGCCGACTCCGGTGAGCGTGGGCTGCAGCTCGCTCGCGAACTCAAGCCTGATGTCGTCCTGATGGATGTGAAGATGCCCGGCATCGGCGGTCTCGAAGCCACCCGCAAGCTGCTGCGCAGCCAACCCGACGTACGCGTCGTGGTGGTGACGGTTTGCGAGGAAGACCCGTTCCCGACCCGTCTGATGCAGGCTGGTGCGGCGGGATACCTCACCAAGGGTGCAGCGCTGGATGAGATGGTCCAGGCGATTCGCCAGGTTTTTGCCGGCCAGCGCTACATCAGCCCGCAGATCGCCCAGAACCTCGCACTGAAGTCCTTCGAGCCGGAAAGGAACGCATCGCCGTTCGATACCCTGTCCGAGCGTGAAATCCAGATCGCGCTGATGATCGCCAACTGCCACAAGGTGCAGAGCATCTCGGACAAGCTGTGCCTCTCGCCCAAGACCGTGAATACCTACCGCTACCGCATCTTCGAGAAGCTCTCGATCACCAGTGACGTCGAGCTGGCGCTGCTGGCTGTCCGGCACGGCATGGTCGACGCCAGTAACTGATCATGGTGCAACCGTTCGATTCGGCGGCTTTCCTTGCCACCTGCAGCGGGCGGCCGGGCGTTTATCGCATGTTCGACGTCGACGCAAAGTTGCTGTACGTCGGCAAGGCGAAGGACCTCAAGAAGCGTCTTTCCAGCTACTTCCGCAAGACCGGCCTGGCGCCGAAGACGGCGGCCCTCGTGGCGAAGATCGCCCAGGTCGAGACCACCATCACCGCCAACGAAACCGAGGCACTGCTGCTTGAGCAGACGCTGATCAAGGAATGGCGGCCGCCCTACAACATTCTGCTGCGCGACGATAAATCGTATCCGTACGTCTTCCTGTCGAGTGAGGATCAGTATCCGCGCCTGACCATTCACCGCGGCGCAAAGAAGGCCAAAGGACGGTACTTCGGGCCTTATCCGAGCGCTGGCGCCATTCGCGAAAGCCTGGCATTGCTGCAGAAGGCCTTCTTCGTGCGCCAGTGCGAGGACAGCTACTTCCGCAACCGCACGCGCCCGTGTCTGCAATATCAGATCAAGCGCTGCAAGGCGCCCTGTGTTGGATTGGTGAGCGAGGAGGAGTACGCCGAAGACGTACGCCACTCGATCATGTTTCTCGAGGGGCGCAGCAATGTGCTGGCCGAGGAACTCTCCACCAATATGGAAGAGGCGGCGATGCGCCTGGACTTCGAAAAGGCGGCGGAGCTGCGCGATCAGGTGCAGATCCTGCGCCGCGTGCAGGACCAGCAGAGCATGGAGTTCGGCACCGGCAACGTCGATGTGGTGGCGGCCATCGTTACGCCGGGTGGCGCATGCGTGCACCTGATCAGCGTGCGGGGCGGTCGAGTGCTGGGAAGCAAGAACTTCTTCCCGCAGGTGGCAATCGAGGAGGAGGTGGGCGATGTGCTGCTGGCCTTCCTCGGGCAGTACTACCTCAGTCATCACGAGCGCGATCTGCCGAACGAGCTGATCGTCAATGCCGTACACGAAGACTTCCCCATCCTGGCTTCCGCCATCGAGGCGTCGCGTGGGCGGCTGCTGGAAATCAGTCACCGCGTGCGAACTACGCG harbors:
- the uvrC gene encoding excinuclease ABC subunit UvrC, with the translated sequence MVQPFDSAAFLATCSGRPGVYRMFDVDAKLLYVGKAKDLKKRLSSYFRKTGLAPKTAALVAKIAQVETTITANETEALLLEQTLIKEWRPPYNILLRDDKSYPYVFLSSEDQYPRLTIHRGAKKAKGRYFGPYPSAGAIRESLALLQKAFFVRQCEDSYFRNRTRPCLQYQIKRCKAPCVGLVSEEEYAEDVRHSIMFLEGRSNVLAEELSTNMEEAAMRLDFEKAAELRDQVQILRRVQDQQSMEFGTGNVDVVAAIVTPGGACVHLISVRGGRVLGSKNFFPQVAIEEEVGDVLLAFLGQYYLSHHERDLPNELIVNAVHEDFPILASAIEASRGRLLEISHRVRTTRARWQQLAVTNAEQALAARLANRQHMAARFDALGEALDLPEPPQRLECFDISHSSGEATVASCVVFGPEGALKSDYRRFNIEGITGGDDYAAMHQALTRRFSRLKEGEGRMPDILLVDGGKGQLAMAQEVLQELAVVGLTLLGVAKGVTRKPGLETLYLNDAENEFTLPADSPALHLIQQIRDEAHRFAITGHRARRGKARRTSTLEDVAGVGPKRRRDLLKHFGGLQELGRASIDEIAKAPGISKKLAEQIYAALHSE
- the uvrY gene encoding response regulator transcription factor GacA; this encodes MIKVLVVDDHDLVRTGITRMLADIDGLQVVGQADSGERGLQLARELKPDVVLMDVKMPGIGGLEATRKLLRSQPDVRVVVVTVCEEDPFPTRLMQAGAAGYLTKGAALDEMVQAIRQVFAGQRYISPQIAQNLALKSFEPERNASPFDTLSEREIQIALMIANCHKVQSISDKLCLSPKTVNTYRYRIFEKLSITSDVELALLAVRHGMVDASN
- a CDS encoding TusE/DsrC/DsvC family sulfur relay protein — translated: MSTLLVNGQALPLDKDGYLVDLNDWSDAAAEALAHNEGIHLTPEHWEILLLLREFYGEFQLSPANRPLIKYVAQKLGAEKGSSLHLNLLFKGTPAKLAAKLAGLPKPTNCL
- the tusB gene encoding sulfurtransferase complex subunit TusB yields the protein MATLHLLSHSPFNDGRLDSCLRLLGVNDGIMLAGDAVYALRTGTQPAQALEQLPASNTLFALQEDLQARGLDAVTSRVDSVDYPRFVELCTRFDKVNAWL
- a CDS encoding Bax inhibitor-1/YccA family protein: MQERQYLDSTAVEQKEVSGVLRNTYGLLALTLAFSGLVAFASQQMRLPYPSFFVVLLGFYGLFFLTVKLRNSAWGLVSTFALTGFMGYTLGPILNMYLGMANGASIISSAFFMTALVFFGLSAYVLTTRKDMSFLSGFITAGFFVLLGAVLVSLFFQISGLQLAISAGFVLFSSAMILFQTSAIIHGGERNYIMATISLYVSIYNLFISLLQIFGIMGSDD
- the tusD gene encoding sulfurtransferase complex subunit TusD, which encodes MKFVIALFSPPHSPAARRALRFAEAALAGGHEISRLFFYQDGVHSAAANTVASQDELDVAAAWTRFVADNQLDGVVCIAAALRRGVLNSEEASRYSRPAANLQAPWDLSGLGQLHEAAQQADRLVCFGGN
- the tusC gene encoding sulfurtransferase complex subunit TusC, with protein sequence MAKSLLIISRQAPWAGPAAREALDIALAGGAFDLPISMLFLDDGVFQLAPGQRPAGIEQKDLQANLQALPLFGVEELYASARSLTERGLDASSLTLATQVLDDNALRGLLQTHDQVITI